Proteins found in one Sorghum bicolor cultivar BTx623 chromosome 1, Sorghum_bicolor_NCBIv3, whole genome shotgun sequence genomic segment:
- the LOC8082017 gene encoding uncharacterized protein LOC8082017, translating to MGASLSLVPVLDYFARRECLGAGLHQNAVTLPYPDGGAGATCTVQYWAPEGEPQLPPLLLVHGFGPRADWQWRCQVGPLSRHFHVIVPDLLGFGGSSYPFETAPPPTEATQAAVLAALLDALPGMEGRRVAVAGTSYGGFVSYWLARAAGAARVGPVVIASSDLLKTAADDRAFLKRAGEGWGGVDEILLPAEPAALRKLLELASYRPPPRLMTPDFLLRDFIKKLFTENRERLVHLLKGITVGTDKFQVTPIPQDVLIVWGDHDQLFPVEKAFAVQRALNGSARLEVIKKTGHAPQLEDPARFNKVMLDFLLASHKPDDPSVNPSSQ from the exons ATGGGGGCCAGCCTGAGCCTCGTGCCGGTGCTCGACTACTTCGCCCGCCGCGAGTGCCTCGGCGCCGGCCTCCACCAGAACGCCGTCACGCTCCCGTACCCCGACGGCGGCGCCGGTGCGACTTGCACCGTCCAGTACTGGGCTCCGGAGGGGGAGCCGCAGCTCCCTCCACTCCTGCTGGTCCACGGCTTCGGTCCTCGGGCCGACTGGCAGTGGCGCTGCCAGGTGGGACCGCTCTCGCGCCACTTCCACGTCATCGTCCCCGACCTCCTGGGCTTCGGCGGCAGCTCGTACCCGTTCGagacggcgccgccgccgacggaGGCGACGCAGGCCGCGGTGCTGGCGGCGCTGCTAGACGCGCTGCCAGGGATGGAGGGCCGGCGCGTGGCCGTGGCCGGCACCAGCTACGGCGGGTTCGTGTCCTACTGGCTGGCGCGCGCCGCGGGGGCCGCGAGGGTCGGCCCCGTGGTGATCGCGAGCTCCGACCTGCTCAAGACGGCCGCCGACGACAGGGCGTTCCTGAAGCGCGCCGGCGAAGGGTGGGGCGGCGTGGACGAGATCCTCCTCCCCGCCGAGCCCGCCGCGCTGCGGAAGCTCCTGGAGCTGGCATCCTaccgcccgccgccgcggctgATGACGCCGGACTTCCTGCTCCGTGACTTCATCAAG AAACTTTTCACGGAGAACAGGGAGCGGCTTGTTCACCTCCTGAAGGGAATTACGGTCGGCACAGATAAATTCCAAGTGACACCGATACCTCAG GACGTGCTGATTGTGTGGGGAGACCACGACCAGCTGTTCCCGGTGGAAAAGGCGTTTGCAGTTCAGAG GGCTCTGAACGGGAGCGCTAGACTGGAGGTCATAAAGAAGACAGGCCACGCTCCTCAGCTGGAGGATCCTGCTCGCTTCAACAAGGTCATGCTGGACTTCTTGCTGGCTTCTCACAAGCCTGATGATCCATCGGTTAATCCTAGCTCGCAGTAA
- the LOC8082018 gene encoding uncharacterized protein LOC8082018, which produces MGFGVLQLMDFIARRAFLGAGLQPHTISLPAATSSDTGGVSGGASGQRDIHIHYWAPPGEPRLPPLLLIHGFGPMATWQWRRQVGPLSRHFHVVVPDLLCFGASSWCVSPGGPAPSESAQAAALAALLDALPGLAAGARVAVAGTSYGGFVAYALARAAGAGRVGPVVISNSDLLKTADDDRALLQRAGPGFARTADLLMPLDARRARRLMEVSFYRRQAITLLPDFVIGQAVQQLFTDKREEKIELLKAITVGTDEFQLTPLPQDVLLIWGDHDQIFPLEKAFAVKRCLGENVTLEIVEKAGHVPQMEDPDRFNKVVLDFLLASQKPSSTRHAR; this is translated from the exons ATGGGCTTCGGCGTCCTCCAGCTGATGGACTTCATCGCGCGCCGCGCGTTCCTCggcgccggcctccaaccccacACCATCTCTCTCCCCGCCGCCACCTCTTCCGATACGGGCGGCGTCAGCGGCGGCGCATCAGGGCAGCGCGACATCCACATCCACTACTGGGCGCCGCCGGGGGAGCCACGGCTGCCTCCGCTGCTGCTCATCCACGGATTCGGGCCCATGGCTACCTGGCAGTGGCGCCGGCAGGTGGGCCCGCTGTCCCGCCACTTCCACGTCGTCGTCCCGGACCTCCTCTGCTTCGGCGCCTCCTCCTGGTGCGTCTCCCCGGGCGGCCCGGCGCCGTCCGAGTCCGCACAGGCCGCCGCGCTCGCTGCGCTGCTGGACGCGCTCCCGGGCCTCGCGGCGGGCGCccgcgtcgccgtcgccggcacCAGCTACGGCGGGTTCGTGGCCTACGCCCTGGCGCGCGCTGCGGGGGCCGGCAGGGTCGGCCCCGTGGTGATATCCAACTCCGACCTGCTGAAGACGGCCGACGACGACAGGGCGCTCCTCCAGCGCGCCGGCCCTGGCTTCGCGCGCACCGCCGACCTGCTCATGCCGCTGGACGCGCGCCGCGCGCGGCGGCTCATGGAGGTGTCCTTCTACCGGAGGCAGGCCATCACCTTGCTGCCGGACTTCGTGATCGGACAGGCCGTGCAG CAACTTTTCACGGATAAAAGGGAGGAGAAGATTGAACTGTTGAAAGCAATCACTGTCGGCACCGACGAGTTCCAGCTGACACCCTTGCCTCAG GACGTTTTGCTCATCTGGGGAGACCACGACCAGATATTTCCCTTGGAAAAGGCATTTGCCGTCAAGAG GTGCTTAGGAGAGAATGTCACGTTGGAAATCGTCGAGAAAGCAGGCCACGTGCCTCAGATGGAGGACCCGGATCGGTTCAACAAGGTCGTCTTGGATTTCTTACTTGCATCACAAAAGCCTTCTTCGACTCGCCATGCTCGGTAG
- the LOC8082019 gene encoding guanine nucleotide-binding protein alpha-1 subunit isoform X1, with the protein MSVLTCVIESMGSSCSRSHSLDETEAAENAKSADIDRRILQETKAEQHIHKLLLLGAGESGKSTIFKQIKLLFQTGFDEAELKSYTSVIHANVYQTIKILYEGAKELAQVEPDSSKYVLSPDSQEIGEKLSEIGVRLDYPSLNKECVQDVRKLWQDPAIQETYSRGSILQVPDCAQYFMENLDRLSEVDYVPTKEDVLHARVRTNGVVETQFSPLGESKRGGEVYRLYDVGGQRNERRKWIHLFEGVNAVIFCAAISEYDQMLCEDETKNRMMETKELFDWVLKQRCFEKTSFMLFLNKFDIFERKIQKVPLSACEWFKDYQPIAPGKQEVEHAYEFVKKKFEELYFQSSKPDRVDRVFKIYRTTALDQKLVKKTFKLIDESMRRSREGT; encoded by the exons ATGTCTGTGCTTACCTGTGTGATTGAAAGCATGGGTTCATCCTGTAGCAGATCCCATTCCTTGGACGAGACTGAAGCAGCTGAAAATGCAAAG TCTGCAGACATCGACCGGAGGATTTTGCAAGAAACAAAGGCCGAGCAACACATCCACAAGCTCTTACTTCTTG GTGCTGGAGAATCAGGGAAGTCTACAATATTTAAACAA ATAAAGCTCCTTTTCCAAACTGGCTTTGATGAGGCAGAGCTTAAGAGCTACACGTCAGTCATCCATGCGAACGTGTATCAGACAATTAAA ATATTATATGAGGGAGCTAAAGAGCTAGCCCAAGTGGAACCAGATTCCTCAAAATATGTTTTATCTCCAGATAGTCAG gagattggagaaaaaCTATCAGAAATTGGTGTCAGGTTGGATTACCCATCGCTAAACAAAGAATGTGTACAGGATGTAAGAAAACTATGGCAAGATCCAGCCATTCAG GAAACTTACTCACGAGGAAGTATTCTCCAAGTCCCAGACTGTGCACAGTACTTCATGGAAAATTTGGACAGATTATCTGAAGTAGATTATGTACCAACAAAG GAGGACGTGCTTCATGCAAGAGTACGGACAAATGGTGTGGTAGAAACTCAGTTTAG CCCTCTAGGAGAGAGCAAAAGAGGCGGAGAGGTCTATAGGCTATACGATGTAGGAGGCCAGAGAAACGAGAGAAGGAAATGGATCCATCTTTTTGAAGGTGTTAATGCTGTAATATTCTGTGCTGCCATTAGCGA GTATGATCAGATGTTATGCGAGGATGAGACGAAGAACAGAATGATGGAGACTAAAGAACTCTTTGATTGGGTGCTAAAGCAAAGATGTTTCGAG AAAACCTCATTCATGTTATTTCTCAACAAATTTGACATATTTGAGAGAAAAATACAAAAG GTTCCTTTAAGTGCGTGCGAGTGGTTTAAAGATTACCAGCCTATCGCACCTGGCAAACAGGAGGTGGAACATGCCTATGA GTTCGTGAAAAAGAAGTTTGAGGAACTCTACTTCCAGAGCAGCAAGCCTGACCGTGTCGACCGAGTGTTCAAGATCTACAGAACAACAGCCCTGGATCAGAAACTTGTAAAGAAGACATTCAAGCTGATCGACGAGAGCATGAGGCGTTCCAGAGAAGGAACTTGA
- the LOC8082019 gene encoding guanine nucleotide-binding protein alpha-1 subunit isoform X2 has protein sequence MRQSLRATRQSSMRTCIRQLKYAILERILYEGAKELAQVEPDSSKYVLSPDSQEIGEKLSEIGVRLDYPSLNKECVQDVRKLWQDPAIQETYSRGSILQVPDCAQYFMENLDRLSEVDYVPTKEDVLHARVRTNGVVETQFSPLGESKRGGEVYRLYDVGGQRNERRKWIHLFEGVNAVIFCAAISEYDQMLCEDETKNRMMETKELFDWVLKQRCFEKTSFMLFLNKFDIFERKIQKVPLSACEWFKDYQPIAPGKQEVEHAYEFVKKKFEELYFQSSKPDRVDRVFKIYRTTALDQKLVKKTFKLIDESMRRSREGT, from the exons ATGAGGCAGAGCTTAAGAGCTACACGTCAGTCATCCATGCGAACGTGTATCAGACAATTAAAGTATGCTATACTAGAAAGG ATATTATATGAGGGAGCTAAAGAGCTAGCCCAAGTGGAACCAGATTCCTCAAAATATGTTTTATCTCCAGATAGTCAG gagattggagaaaaaCTATCAGAAATTGGTGTCAGGTTGGATTACCCATCGCTAAACAAAGAATGTGTACAGGATGTAAGAAAACTATGGCAAGATCCAGCCATTCAG GAAACTTACTCACGAGGAAGTATTCTCCAAGTCCCAGACTGTGCACAGTACTTCATGGAAAATTTGGACAGATTATCTGAAGTAGATTATGTACCAACAAAG GAGGACGTGCTTCATGCAAGAGTACGGACAAATGGTGTGGTAGAAACTCAGTTTAG CCCTCTAGGAGAGAGCAAAAGAGGCGGAGAGGTCTATAGGCTATACGATGTAGGAGGCCAGAGAAACGAGAGAAGGAAATGGATCCATCTTTTTGAAGGTGTTAATGCTGTAATATTCTGTGCTGCCATTAGCGA GTATGATCAGATGTTATGCGAGGATGAGACGAAGAACAGAATGATGGAGACTAAAGAACTCTTTGATTGGGTGCTAAAGCAAAGATGTTTCGAG AAAACCTCATTCATGTTATTTCTCAACAAATTTGACATATTTGAGAGAAAAATACAAAAG GTTCCTTTAAGTGCGTGCGAGTGGTTTAAAGATTACCAGCCTATCGCACCTGGCAAACAGGAGGTGGAACATGCCTATGA GTTCGTGAAAAAGAAGTTTGAGGAACTCTACTTCCAGAGCAGCAAGCCTGACCGTGTCGACCGAGTGTTCAAGATCTACAGAACAACAGCCCTGGATCAGAAACTTGTAAAGAAGACATTCAAGCTGATCGACGAGAGCATGAGGCGTTCCAGAGAAGGAACTTGA
- the LOC8082020 gene encoding ylmG homolog protein 2, chloroplastic, producing the protein MASPNADPAQQHHASTPPLLLAVRHLPSPGVHRTRTLPGPDVLTPLARRLEELASAAAAHPLLKPLFAAHSHLSSFSQGRRRLVAARRATMLLSGEHCFAAVLGDSVAGMVVSNGINNFLNLYNTVLVVRLVLTWFPNTPPAIVAPLSTICDPYLNIFRGIIPPLGGTLDLSPILAFLVLNAFTSTAAALPAELPSSAAAQHHQRTAALSSSAPLEATSNQRKWMRRMRSQKSQGEGGDH; encoded by the exons ATGGCCTCCCCCAACGCCGACCCGGCTCAGCAGCACCACGCCTCGACGCCGCCACTCCTCCTCGCCGTACGCCACCTGCCGTCCCCCGGCGTCCACCGGACACGCACGCTCCCCGGCCCCGACGTCCTCACCCCTCTCGCCCGCCGCCTCGAGGAGCTCGCGTCcgcggcggccgcccacccgctCCTGAAGCCGCTCTTCGCCGCCCACTCCCACCTCTCTTCCTTCTCCCAG GGCAGGAGGCGGCTGGTGGCGGCGCGGCGTGCGACGATGCTGCTGTCCGGGGAGCACTGCTTCGCGGCGGTGCTCGGGGACTCGGTGGCCGGGATGGTGGTGTCCAACGGCATCAACAACTTCCTCAACCTTTACAACACGGTGCTCGTCGTCAGGCTCGTGCTCACCTGGTTCCCAAACACGCCGCCCGCCATCGTCGCGCCTCTCAG CACGATATGTGACCCGTACCTGAACATCTTCCGGGGCATCATCCCGCCGCTCGGGGGAACGCTGGACCTGTCGCCTATCCTGGCTTTCCTCGTCCTCAACGCCTTCACCAgcacggccgccgcgcttccGGCAGAGCTCCCCAGCTCGGCAGCTGCACAGCATCACCAGAGGACCGCTGCTCTGTCCAGCTCGGCGCCGCTCGAGGCGACGTCCAACCAGAGGAAATGGATGCGGAGAATGCGGTCACAGAAGTCACAGGGAGAAGGTGGTGATCACTAG